A DNA window from Chitinibacter fontanus contains the following coding sequences:
- a CDS encoding HDOD domain-containing protein, which yields MAHVASGNQHWLSKPLPILQSSRNHIIGMVRRADRIKPAEIAEVVLQDPLLAAQLLRVVNHRNKTSLSADISSIESAILLIGVVPFLDRFARHQTIESIMLPAMQQEYSVLLKWLFHAQLLRRLAKDFATQRYDSKVDVVQVSALISPLDQILALLNKASNLALSDSTSDTLKLFQAWDYPTAILDLLSVMAEPTPRYALHKALVSLMSSLDKGWWQPEIPAYLQTIALILGQEVGDVWRTVTKFMLRLTHQLGDQSAFYSSARWLAMQPGDWPVPHVVVAKPEATPVVIGKDVLVERMQALHLAGMQGAPTNQVMSLAIKAIADGLGMQRIAFALFIAAENSLRSRYVQGRDADGLRQLILPLEEMHLFTRLLQKPSSIWLNSGNASQYQALLPSEFREQVQTDSFCAMSIFVGDKPLGILYADVGDQAQVSDYQYQHFKQISTLTSRALAHNARRKLAI from the coding sequence ATGGCACATGTAGCCAGTGGCAATCAGCATTGGTTAAGCAAACCTCTGCCGATTTTGCAAAGCTCACGCAATCATATTATTGGTATGGTGCGTCGTGCTGACCGGATCAAACCCGCTGAGATTGCTGAAGTAGTCCTGCAAGATCCTCTGCTGGCCGCGCAGTTATTGCGAGTGGTGAATCACCGCAATAAAACTAGTCTGAGTGCCGATATTTCTTCGATTGAAAGTGCTATCCTTTTAATTGGTGTAGTGCCTTTTCTTGACCGATTTGCTCGGCATCAGACGATTGAAAGCATCATGCTGCCTGCAATGCAGCAAGAGTATTCTGTTTTGCTAAAATGGCTTTTTCATGCCCAGTTACTGCGCCGCTTAGCGAAAGATTTTGCTACTCAGCGCTATGATTCCAAAGTCGATGTGGTTCAAGTCTCCGCATTAATAAGTCCATTGGATCAAATTTTAGCTCTGCTAAATAAAGCCTCCAATCTTGCCTTGTCTGATTCAACTTCAGACACATTAAAATTATTCCAAGCTTGGGATTATCCGACTGCCATTCTCGATTTACTCAGCGTGATGGCCGAACCAACTCCACGCTATGCTTTGCACAAAGCCCTCGTGTCGTTAATGTCGAGCCTAGATAAAGGCTGGTGGCAGCCTGAAATTCCAGCGTATTTGCAAACAATTGCGCTGATTCTGGGGCAGGAAGTAGGGGACGTCTGGCGCACCGTTACAAAATTTATGCTCCGCTTAACCCATCAATTGGGTGATCAATCGGCGTTCTACAGCTCTGCACGTTGGTTGGCAATGCAGCCTGGCGATTGGCCTGTGCCACACGTCGTTGTCGCGAAGCCGGAGGCCACTCCCGTGGTGATTGGCAAAGATGTGTTGGTAGAGCGTATGCAGGCATTGCATTTGGCCGGAATGCAAGGTGCACCAACCAATCAAGTGATGTCACTGGCAATTAAGGCTATTGCTGATGGATTGGGTATGCAGCGCATTGCGTTTGCACTGTTTATTGCTGCTGAAAACAGCCTGCGATCTCGTTATGTGCAAGGCCGTGATGCTGATGGGCTGCGACAGTTGATTCTACCGCTAGAAGAAATGCATCTGTTTACCCGTTTACTGCAAAAACCAAGCAGTATTTGGCTCAATTCGGGTAATGCCAGCCAATACCAAGCATTGTTGCCATCAGAATTTCGTGAACAGGTGCAAACTGATAGTTTTTGTGCAATGTCGATTTTTGTTGGCGATAAACCGCTTGGCATCTTATACGCAGATGTCGGTGATCAAGCCCAAGTTTCCGACTATCAATATCAGCATTTTAAGCAAATTAGTACGCTAACGAGCCGTGCTTTAGCGCATAATGCACGCCGCAAACTGGCAATCTGA
- a CDS encoding methyltransferase type 12, translating into MLSILKPWRLFVLIQFIGALVFAVVLLFNSDMLLAMCVATFSAVLLSWHWHRESWWRLIHLGFLPLVLFAQQLNLPSYLYLVAFILCWIIFGRIAQSRVPLFLSETEALEHLAERLPHGASLLDVGAGTGRVLAYLQRVRPDLILHGTEIAFVPWLYGRLTLDQRINWGRTDYNKIDFSGYQCVYAYLSPAVMCDLWHKATCEMQPGTLLISNSFEIEQQEPDEVIPLNDWKSGKLLIWHM; encoded by the coding sequence ATGCTTTCTATACTTAAGCCTTGGCGGCTATTTGTCCTCATTCAGTTTATTGGCGCATTGGTTTTTGCCGTTGTTTTGTTGTTTAACAGCGATATGCTCTTAGCAATGTGTGTTGCAACATTCTCTGCTGTATTACTGTCTTGGCACTGGCACCGGGAAAGTTGGTGGCGCTTGATTCACCTAGGTTTTTTACCACTAGTGCTATTTGCGCAGCAATTGAATTTACCGAGTTATTTGTACCTAGTTGCTTTTATTCTCTGTTGGATCATTTTTGGGCGTATTGCTCAATCTCGTGTGCCTCTGTTTCTTTCTGAAACTGAGGCTCTCGAGCATTTGGCCGAACGCTTACCGCATGGTGCTTCGTTGCTAGATGTTGGTGCAGGTACTGGCAGAGTGCTTGCCTATTTGCAACGAGTCCGGCCTGATTTGATTTTGCATGGAACAGAAATCGCATTTGTGCCTTGGCTCTATGGTCGTTTGACTCTTGATCAACGGATCAATTGGGGCCGTACTGACTATAATAAAATCGATTTCTCAGGGTACCAATGTGTCTACGCTTATCTATCCCCAGCCGTAATGTGCGATTTATGGCATAAAGCCACATGTGAAATGCAGCCTGGTACATTATTGATAAGCAATAGTTTTGAAATCGAACAGCAAGAACCCGATGAGGTCATACCGCTCAATGATTGGAAAAGTGGGAAATTATTGATATGGCACATGTAG
- the motB gene encoding flagellar motor protein MotB — translation MSDDSQRPIVVKKIKKGGHGHHGGAWKIAYADFVTAMMAFFLLMWLLGSVSKGNLKGVSDYFSNPVKIANAGGSGAGESDTVIQGGGNDLTKQAGQVKKGETPTQTEAAKDKRRLSELKQKVEALMDNKIKEDSTLAKYRNQLKLDMVAEGLRIQIVDEQNRPMFKSGSSELETFAHGVLQEIAQLLNEVPNAISLSGHTDSSKFAGGAAGFTNWELSSERANASRRELILGGLDPSKILRVNGFGDVIPLDPNNIYNPINRRISIVVLNKEAESDIRAQAGQQPEETSSDVPSASQ, via the coding sequence ATGAGTGACGACTCCCAACGCCCCATAGTCGTAAAAAAAATCAAAAAAGGCGGCCATGGTCATCATGGCGGAGCTTGGAAGATTGCGTATGCGGATTTTGTAACCGCGATGATGGCTTTTTTCTTATTGATGTGGCTGCTGGGCTCGGTGTCTAAAGGTAATCTAAAAGGTGTTTCGGATTATTTTTCCAACCCTGTCAAAATTGCTAATGCGGGTGGTTCTGGAGCAGGTGAGTCAGATACGGTGATTCAAGGGGGGGGAAATGATCTGACTAAACAGGCAGGTCAAGTAAAAAAAGGTGAAACTCCTACTCAAACCGAAGCTGCTAAAGATAAACGTAGGCTATCGGAGTTAAAACAAAAGGTTGAAGCCTTGATGGATAATAAGATCAAGGAAGATTCAACACTGGCTAAATATCGTAATCAACTTAAACTCGATATGGTTGCAGAAGGCTTACGCATCCAGATTGTAGATGAGCAAAATCGACCGATGTTTAAATCTGGTAGCTCCGAGTTAGAAACGTTTGCTCACGGAGTTTTGCAGGAAATTGCTCAGCTTTTAAACGAAGTACCAAATGCAATTTCGCTCTCTGGCCATACTGACAGCAGTAAATTCGCAGGTGGCGCAGCTGGGTTTACCAACTGGGAATTATCCTCCGAGCGGGCAAATGCTTCACGACGCGAGCTGATTTTGGGTGGCTTGGATCCAAGCAAAATTCTCCGTGTTAATGGTTTCGGTGATGTGATCCCGCTTGATCCCAACAATATCTACAATCCAATTAATCGCCGTATCAGCATTGTGGTTTTAAATAAAGAAGCCGAATCTGATATACGTGCTCAAGCAGGGCAGCAGCCTGAAGAAACTAGTTCTGATGTGCCATCAGCTAGCCAGTAA
- the motA gene encoding flagellar motor stator protein MotA, whose translation MFVIIGYIFMCACILGAYAAHGGHLGVLWQPSEIVIIFGGAVGGMIAAQGGKGMKAFVKALPTIFKGSAYSKAFYMDLFACLFELLAKVRKEGLMSIEGDVEDPHASPIFSKYPKISHDHHVTEFICDYLRLMVGGNLNAFEIENLMDVEIDTHHHEAEGPASAMAKLADGLPAFGIVAAVMGVVHVMGSLHLPPSELGKLIGAALVGTFMGIWLAYGFVGPLAQVLETKNAEMHQVLVTIKVTLLASLNGYAPQVAVEFGRKALSSTERPSFKELEEFVKSAKGK comes from the coding sequence ATGTTCGTCATTATTGGCTATATTTTTATGTGCGCATGTATTTTGGGCGCATATGCAGCACACGGGGGGCACCTCGGCGTTCTCTGGCAGCCATCCGAGATTGTTATTATTTTTGGTGGGGCTGTTGGGGGCATGATTGCCGCTCAAGGCGGCAAGGGTATGAAGGCGTTTGTTAAGGCCTTACCCACTATTTTCAAAGGTTCTGCCTACTCCAAGGCATTTTATATGGATCTTTTTGCCTGCCTTTTTGAGCTGCTTGCCAAAGTGCGCAAAGAAGGTTTGATGTCGATTGAGGGGGATGTAGAAGATCCTCACGCCAGCCCGATATTTTCCAAGTATCCCAAAATTTCTCACGATCATCATGTCACAGAATTCATCTGTGATTATTTGCGACTTATGGTTGGTGGTAATCTCAATGCGTTTGAAATTGAGAACTTAATGGATGTAGAGATCGATACTCACCACCATGAAGCAGAAGGACCTGCCTCTGCCATGGCGAAACTAGCGGATGGCTTGCCTGCATTCGGTATTGTTGCCGCGGTAATGGGTGTAGTGCACGTTATGGGGTCATTGCATTTGCCTCCATCAGAACTAGGTAAACTCATTGGTGCGGCGCTGGTAGGGACGTTTATGGGGATTTGGCTGGCTTATGGTTTTGTAGGGCCGCTTGCGCAAGTACTTGAAACCAAAAATGCCGAAATGCACCAAGTTTTGGTAACAATTAAAGTGACGCTTTTAGCCAGTTTGAATGGGTATGCACCACAAGTAGCAGTTGAGTTTGGCCGCAAAGCTTTGTCTTCTACTGAGCGACCATCGTTTAAAGAGCTTGAAGAGTTTGTTAAGAGCGCTAAAGGCAAATAA
- the rnhB gene encoding ribonuclease HII — translation MLICGVDEAGRGPLAGSVFAAAVILPDGWSCSGLTDSKKLSAKKRTQLATIIKAESLSWSVASATVEEIDQLNILQATMLAMQRAVKGLAIAAEYALIDGNKVPVLDIPAKAIIGGDATELAISAASVLAKVYKDAEADELEAQYPGYGFAKHKGYGTALHLAQLKLLGASRCHRKSFAPVRAALIQTSLF, via the coding sequence ATGCTAATTTGCGGTGTGGATGAGGCTGGCAGAGGCCCACTGGCTGGCTCTGTTTTTGCTGCGGCTGTGATTTTGCCGGATGGTTGGAGTTGTTCTGGGTTGACTGACTCAAAGAAATTATCAGCCAAAAAACGTACTCAATTGGCTACGATTATTAAAGCTGAATCACTAAGTTGGTCTGTGGCAAGTGCTACAGTTGAAGAGATTGACCAGCTTAATATCTTGCAGGCAACCATGCTCGCAATGCAGCGGGCTGTTAAGGGCTTAGCCATTGCTGCTGAATATGCGCTAATTGACGGAAATAAAGTTCCTGTGCTTGATATCCCTGCCAAGGCAATTATTGGCGGTGATGCTACTGAGTTGGCAATTTCTGCAGCCTCTGTTTTAGCAAAGGTGTACAAAGACGCGGAAGCTGATGAGCTAGAGGCGCAATACCCAGGATATGGGTTTGCAAAACATAAAGGCTATGGCACTGCTTTGCATTTGGCTCAGCTTAAATTACTCGGTGCCAGCCGGTGTCATCGGAAGTCATTTGCACCCGTACGTGCAGCATTAATACAAACAAGCTTGTTTTAG
- the lpxB gene encoding lipid-A-disaccharide synthase produces the protein MSEFNFEPQAWPKIAIVAGEASGDILGASLITELKKHFPRAQFIGVAGHKMLAAGAQTIEPLETLSVGGVVEVLRHLPALLKLRKRLLLGCKQGRPDLFIGIDAPDFNLGLARKVKKLGIPTVHYVSPSIWAWRPERIKKIKAAVNHILLLLPFEKEIYDRNGVPATFVGHPLADQMPVAVPATTYRELLNLPADSQVLAILPGSRQREVLALSGLFIDTALKLAEKYPRMFFLVPFVTRETRVLFEQEVWRREAQSLNWRLMFGHSHDAMSASDVVLLASGTAALESMLAKRPTVVAYRVSELTYKIVKRKYLLPFVSLPNIISNQFLVPEFLQHDAQTENLVNAVSNYLDDKVLRVEIGDKFTEIHIGMRCSAGERAAEAIQQMLVQRAPC, from the coding sequence ATGTCTGAATTTAACTTTGAACCACAAGCATGGCCAAAAATTGCAATTGTAGCAGGTGAGGCATCAGGTGATATTTTAGGGGCATCTCTGATTACCGAACTTAAGAAACATTTTCCCCGTGCTCAGTTTATTGGAGTTGCTGGTCACAAGATGCTTGCTGCTGGAGCTCAAACTATCGAGCCTCTTGAAACCTTATCAGTAGGTGGCGTCGTTGAAGTGTTGCGGCATTTACCTGCGTTGCTCAAATTACGTAAGCGACTTTTGTTAGGTTGTAAGCAAGGTCGGCCGGATCTTTTTATCGGTATCGATGCGCCCGATTTTAATCTTGGGCTGGCTCGCAAAGTAAAAAAACTTGGCATTCCGACTGTACATTATGTCAGTCCTTCAATCTGGGCTTGGCGCCCCGAACGGATTAAGAAAATCAAAGCAGCTGTTAATCATATTTTGCTGCTACTGCCATTTGAAAAAGAAATTTATGATCGAAATGGAGTCCCTGCCACATTTGTTGGGCACCCATTGGCAGATCAAATGCCTGTTGCTGTGCCCGCCACCACTTATCGCGAGTTGCTGAATTTGCCTGCTGACTCGCAAGTACTTGCTATTCTGCCTGGTAGTCGCCAACGTGAAGTTTTGGCACTTTCAGGCTTATTCATTGATACGGCATTAAAGCTGGCAGAAAAATATCCTCGAATGTTTTTTCTCGTGCCATTTGTGACTCGGGAAACTCGTGTTTTATTCGAACAGGAAGTGTGGCGACGGGAGGCTCAGTCTCTAAATTGGCGTTTAATGTTTGGCCATTCTCACGATGCGATGTCTGCCTCTGATGTGGTTTTACTGGCTTCTGGTACTGCTGCACTGGAATCTATGTTGGCTAAGCGTCCAACCGTAGTGGCCTACCGTGTGTCTGAGCTAACCTATAAAATTGTAAAGCGAAAATATTTACTGCCATTTGTAAGTTTGCCCAATATCATTAGCAACCAGTTTCTCGTTCCTGAATTTTTACAGCATGATGCACAGACTGAAAACTTAGTGAATGCGGTTAGTAATTATTTAGATGATAAAGTTTTACGTGTCGAAATTGGCGATAAATTCACTGAAATTCATATTGGCATGCGCTGTTCCGCTGGTGAGCGTGCAGCAGAGGCAATTCAACAAATGTTAGTACAGAGGGCTCCATGCTAA
- the lpxA gene encoding acyl-ACP--UDP-N-acetylglucosamine O-acyltransferase — translation MVDIHPTAVVDATATIADGVTIGPFSIVGPNVSIGRDTVIESHCVISGHTQIGAGNRFYPYCAIGCDPQDKKYANEPTQLVIGDRNTFFHNVTVSTGTAQDNGITTVGNDNWVMAYAHIAHDCIVGNNVILANGATLAGHVNVGDFAILGGLTAVHQFCVIGQHTMAGGGSIIVQDLPPFVICEGNRAVARGFNSEGMKRRDFKEAEIKAVKSAYRMLYRSGLPYEDVVAQISEQAQQMPVLNSFVEFFELSSRGILR, via the coding sequence ATGGTCGATATTCATCCAACTGCTGTTGTTGACGCTACCGCAACCATTGCGGATGGCGTCACTATCGGGCCTTTCTCTATTGTTGGGCCCAATGTGAGTATTGGCCGAGATACAGTGATTGAATCTCACTGTGTGATATCGGGACATACGCAGATAGGGGCTGGAAATCGCTTTTATCCTTATTGTGCAATTGGTTGCGATCCACAAGATAAAAAATATGCGAATGAACCAACACAGTTGGTGATTGGTGACCGTAATACGTTCTTTCACAATGTGACCGTGTCAACTGGCACTGCGCAAGACAACGGTATTACTACAGTAGGCAATGACAATTGGGTTATGGCTTATGCGCATATTGCTCACGATTGTATCGTTGGCAATAATGTTATTCTGGCCAATGGCGCTACCTTGGCTGGACATGTGAATGTTGGTGATTTTGCTATCTTGGGTGGATTAACTGCGGTTCATCAGTTTTGCGTTATTGGGCAGCATACTATGGCGGGTGGTGGCTCAATTATTGTGCAGGACTTGCCTCCGTTTGTTATTTGCGAAGGCAATCGCGCGGTTGCTCGCGGTTTTAATAGTGAAGGAATGAAACGACGGGATTTCAAAGAGGCAGAAATTAAAGCCGTAAAGTCAGCATATCGGATGTTATACCGCTCTGGGTTGCCGTACGAGGATGTTGTAGCACAAATTTCTGAACAAGCGCAGCAAATGCCGGTACTAAATTCATTCGTAGAGTTTTTTGAGTTATCTAGTCGCGGGATTCTACGTTAG